Within Dermacentor albipictus isolate Rhodes 1998 colony chromosome 3, USDA_Dalb.pri_finalv2, whole genome shotgun sequence, the genomic segment CGCGCTGCCTGTAGGCACGAACATGCGCGACTCAAACAGCTTCCTCTCAGCACTGCTGAATCGGTTTAAATTGCAGGGATGCCTTAGCAAAATGAGTGACTATTGTTCGCGTCATTACTgtccactgtttttttttccgaCCAGCATGTACACCACGATGTGGAAGGTGAGGCTTCTCGGCAGGAACGCTAATGTATGTTCGGAAAGCTCATGCCAACAACGGAAGCCAGCATGCTAACCTGTGGAGTGCGATATTTCAACGCTTCTGAAAGCGAACCGTTTTGAGATCGGCCCCTTACACTATGGCGCGAAACCGCGTCGGCTGTAAAAAACACTCGCCTGCCCTGTGTGTGTATCAGTAGTTCTATCCTACGCCGCAGGAACTCGTGGTGGTTGACGAGGGTGACCCGGGGAAGCATGGCCGGCAGTCTGTCCACGATCGCCCGCTGTGGATCCACCATCTTCTTGGGAGGAAACTGGGGCCAATCGCTCCAATCGTGAACTTGGTCCGGGTGGTCACTAGGAAAGTCCGCCGGACGGACGAGGTTCGGCTGAATCCAGATCTGTGGCTCGCTCCTAACTACGACGGCTGGGGCGCCGGAggtggacggcacgctttcgatgtcccTCGAGTGGGACGGGCCGGCCGGTGGCTCGCTCCTAACGAAGACGGCTGTGGTGCCTGAggtggacggcacgctttcgatgtcgTTCGACTGGGACGGACCGGCCAGTGGCTCGCTCCCAACGACGACGGCTGCGGCGCTGGAAGTGGACGGCACGCTTTTGACGTCCTTTGACTGGGACGGGCCGGCCGACGCGACGTCGCTGTTTCCGCTGTCACTGCCGGAAGAGCTGCTACTGCTGCTTTCGTCGCTGCTGCTATCGCCGCTGCTGCTCGTCGACAGCTTGCCACCGATTCCCATAAGCATGGCGTAGCCGTACAGACTAGGGTCGAGCCCAGCAGCAGCGGAGGTAGAAGCACGGCCCGAAGACGCCATCCTCGAGGCACAAGTGGAGTTGGCGGAGTGTATCGTAGGGAGCGCGACTTCAGCAGGTCTCCGATGGTCGACTAGCTGCCGTTTGCTGTGCAGCGACTTGTGTTATGGCGTGCTCGGGAAGTGGGCTACTGCAGAAGGCATGggcattgcttttttttgctaTGTTGACGACTTTGAAAGTATTTGGCACGTGCGCACTCACGGGTTCGATTTCAATTGGTGCCCATTGGTGTATAGCTTAGTTGGCTTTTCAACATAGGCGTGTCCTCGTTCGATTTTCTCCTCTCCCTCGAACCGCAGGTGGCCGAAAAACTTGTCTGGAATTTTTCCTTTGTTCTGACATACTGGACGAACATGTacacccctcccccctttcttttttggaGGACGTATGACCGGCGGGAAAGGACACTTCAAGGTCGATGGCCTGCTGTATTGCAAACTGAGTCATGGTGGTTCAGCGGGTGTATATTCTCGGAAAGAGCATGGATAGCAGAGAATAAAGGAGACGAGATGGTATGGCACCTTAGCGTTTGACAGCTGCAAATCACCGTGATCTCTGGCAAAAGCAGCGCCTGCCTTTTTACGAATGTGTAAggccagagggaagctagatactCGACTAGGTTAGCTAGACTGGAAGAGAGGAGGGTGAGGGGAGGGAGAAAGTGGTTAGAACCGGCGCAGTGAATTAACGAGGCCTCACCACCCTTCGCTTGCTTCTCCCATACAATAGAGGGGGCGGGAATAAATTAAAGAAGTCGTAAAGaaaagataaaataaagaaaaaaaggagtgaACAATAAAAGTGTACCCGAAGTCGTGGATAACAAGAAGAGGCCAGAAGAACGAGTCTTCTGCGCTGGtgcttgacatttccttggtcttcgaacaaaatcatgtttgctGGCAGTACTCCTCAAGATCTTCGAATCCGTTGctgaactttcaatccaagcattcctaagtagtaaaaaacggaattgccatgtcgtgccttaagtcttttctcgaccagatcctgcatgcacaaaatgagcgccagttttaatgaagcaggttatccttgtgtagcagtggccactgcggctgagcgcctaaagaagtcggtttcgaggagGACGTACGCAATTACAAAAAGCAGTAattaatagcaaaaaaaagagtagtggcaattctgtatattcattcagtgtcgcacaggcttaaaaatgttgcaagtagatatgatgttaatgttactttcactgctcccaataagctagatAAAATATGCGCGGCCGTACTGAGGAAAAAGAAGCAgttaaaaggcaaaaaacgaacagatatttgtccagaagcacaataagaacaacagttttactgactgtcgtatggttgtggtttataaaattccccttagctgtggccagttctacgtagggcaaacgggacggtgtatcaatcagaggctaatggaacataaaaggtcattaaccagtggatcgccttctaatatttcgctacattgccgagattgtaactgcatgccagagatagatgaatgcgcgatattgcacaggcataagaatgaaaatacgcgtcttatggtagaggcctggcatatctataatggcggaagtgcgtgcgtgagtaagccttcgattactttacacaaggaagagattaagtgccttaacagttatctctcacgtagaccggcacgtgtacccgactgacacgtgttGTTACCATTCCTGAtcgagcttgcgcagatgagttttgtgtcttctttctttttcgcctctGTGCTCCATTCAGTTGATTGTCGGCGttggtgttgtccacttctcttctcttgtgtcctgtctgcacgcctcacctcttttttgcataatgaatccttaccaactagctcagctttctgtcgttctaagcctgGAAGGAGATGTAAACTATCCCCTTTCGCGCCTTTCTTAAGAAAGTTATAAATATTATCGCGCATAATTAAGATGGCGAATAGTTAAGCTGTTATATAATTGTTGACGAAGTTGCCCGAGAGGATTGTTCGTTATTGAAGTATGGTATAACTCTTGCTGAAGTAGACGATTGTGTTAAACTAGAGGCTTCTGTATAGGCATGGTATGTATCCTAGATGCCGCATATACGGGGTCATCATGTCTAAGCTTTCCAGAATGTTTTAAATtatgcctgttgcagataacgtaattcctttccttcagctggattattcgaagaggcggacattactggaAGGAATCATCAAAACACACATATTAAAATAATTAACACAAATTCACCAATAAACTTCATAAATATTTACGGCACGTAGTACGATTTAGGAACTGTTATTGGTGAATTTGCAAGACAaatccacttgaaattaatctCCGGGATGACACCAGTCACGATATataatttcccaaagtgtgggacgaaatacatgcgCACTCGAGTGACTCTATTGTTCAACGCGTAAAAGTGCGTTTCGTTAAAAAGTCAGACAACAGTGAATTCTCGCTACGAGCTTGATGTcgcatatctcaaaactggtgtcattatGGAAATTTATTCCAAATGGATACACCTTAATGCCATCTGTGAATTGAAATTATATGCCGTTATGTTATTAATTAAGAAGCTAacttatgatttttttttaatttttttttaattagcagATTATGTGTTTCGCTTTCAGCAGCGACTATGCCCGCCTCTCCgattaatccagctcaaggactgcaACTATGTCAACTGCAAGAGGAgattaaaagaaatgaaaaatccGGAAAACCTAAATATTATCATCCCGAAATAtttggtatagtgctagttgttgcgTAGCTTTAATGAAACCTGTCTCGTTTTGTAGTTATACCATCTACTGCCAACTCTATTTTTTGGGAAGGTGGGCCCCGATTTGCGAAACTGATTTTTCTGAAGGATGTAGAGATAGCCTTGGGTGTTTTGTATGGATAGGACTTTCGGCCCTTTTCGTTATGTTTAAATCCAATGGGTGATTTTCCATGTTCAAAGAGATACAtttttctgaagttctccgaacTGGGTGGTGTTTCGCGAGCCTCTATAAAAAGGCAGCTACAAGTCGCGCGCGCAACTCCTAGGCGTATGCGAAGACCTCTCACTCACACTTTTTGGAGCCGCTCTTCCCAAGTTCGGGAGAGGCCGCAATTTCATCATGGTTACCTCGAATCGAGACAGAAGAAATTTCAGACAAGCGCGCCTCTCGACGGTGAAAGTGGTTTGTCAACATCATTTGTACTATATCGCGGCATCAACTCTGTCAACAAttgaactccttttttttttgtcttgaagTGTCTTGAAGTGTTTTGTCTTTTACTGAATTCTGTGACTTTCTTATCAACTGCACCACCGAAGACTGGCCGATCGTGGTGATAATGCAGGCGGATCGAAATAAGCAATATAATTGGAATACAATCATTCCTATGATTAGAATTATCATATAATTGGAATAGAATCAAGTTGCTAAAAGAAAATACGATAACGGCAGAGATGTCGCGACTTAGCGCACGCACTGTCAAGATGTCCGGAACGCTCCCTGCCCTCGTGTCGGTCGACGACATCTTTTTTGTCTGACAATGGATGACGCGAACATGGATGCACGACCAACGTGTGCAAGTGAGCCCTCACCGGCCGTCTGTGGCGGATGCTGACCACCTGCTGTGGCTGCGTTCAAGGCCTCAAAGACTACGAGAGAAAAAGTTCTTAGAGGTCTGCGGATATACGGACAGACCAACCCACAGACTCTACGAACGGTTGATTCGGGCAGTGGTCTCGTCAAGCGGTTGATTCCGTTTTTTACCCATAATTCATTCTGCGAAGTTTTCCAtcaaataaattgaattgaaattaTTTATCCGTCATGGGTCCCACAGGGAGCTtacgctgcttcttgttgatgaACGACGGCACGCTTTTATTGACCGTTACATTTCGTATGGCAAACAGTACGATTAAAAACGACAAGGTGAGGCGCAAGTAGCGTTCCGTTTCCAATGCAACGCTTGCCATAGGCACAAATTTATTCCCGAGCAATGTGGTGGAGATTGACTGGTTCCGAGTCTCCTTGTTTTCAGGAAATAAAGATCTCTTCATGTCGTTGTTCACCATTAACTTCCACACAGACTGGCACGTTAACACTTGCTCGGCATAGCACGTTCATTCATACACACCGTTCGATAGCATATCTGGATAACGCGGTATAATATGGACGACGGGAAGCCATTTTGAAAAGAAACACACAGCCAAAGAAACTATATCGCCCCCCAGCCATGGCTTCCATAAACTGCCAGCCAACAAGGGATGATGTCGGAATATTTCGCCAACTCCTTCAAAAGCAATATCCAAATGATATCCTGGGCTTTCTTTAGGCGCATCACAATGGGGAGAGGGTGGAGGGGgcgactccgtattaattttgaccatctctAGTTCTTCTACGTGTACTCAATGCACGGTGCCTGGGAGTTCttccatttcgccctcatcaaaatgcagccgcagcagccacgattcgatccctcgacctagTGCTGCAAAGCCACCACGAGGGCTAAAAAGTAATTTACTGCTCTCAATGTTTAAGTGCCaagttttctctttctctctatcgtGTTAGTTCAGACGCTTTTCGCAGCACTGATCGACAGAGGCAGGCTCGACGAATGCACATGATTTGCTATAATTCAATAAGTCTTTAACAGCCACGAAAAAAAAACCGTTGGGGTGCGTAAAACGAACCTCTGTGTACACGGAAGTTTCCCTGATATGACTGTCCTGGCGAAAGCGAAGCGGTGAAGCACATGAAGAAGATGAACACGGGACACACGCTGGTCTTACGTTTCTTTCGAAAAACGTCCGCAGGCCAAGCAGAGGCTTTGCCGATGTCGCAGCCAACAATAACGCCCAAGATGTTGCAGATGTCCATCACTTCCAAGAAATTCGAATTCTTTTGTGGTTGAGATTAGCGAAGAGAGATAGTGATCGCTCTTGAATTAAATTGGAGAGGTTAATACCTGGCGGAAGGCCCACAGCATGTTATTATCTCCGTGATAGCGATGATAACTGAAATGATACACAAGACTCAAGGAACATGCACGACAATTTACACAGGTGGGACGCACGCATAAAAGTAAAAACCGCTTTCGTAGCGCATAATTCTCGGGGCCTGCTGCGGCTCTCACTCACTGCCGTTTTGAAAAATGCCTTTCCTGCTTGCAACCCCGGGCCAGAATGGCGCAGATATAAAATTCGGGAGCCCACGGGCATTTTGTTTTTGCGCCTTGTCAGCAAGGTGAATGTTTCTTTCAATCCTTGCATTTACAAAAATGTTCAATGATTTCAACTTCTCTTGAAGTGCAGCAGGCATCGGTGTAGGACATTCGGGACGCTACATCTACGATGTGATTGTGTGATGAGTCAGTCTTGGATTCCACGGGCACTTGCGGGTCTAGGCCCACTTGTCACGCGGCCATTCGTCATAGGCCGGCTCCCCGTAGGAAAAGTGGTCAGGAAGGTGAACTTCTCGTAGGGGATATCATACGATAACTTCTCGTGGCGCCGGACTTTTCGTCACGCGGGAAAGCCGAGTTCGGAGCTGGTTTGCGATGCGACCAGCAATCTGTTTTGCTTGCCTCACGTCCCCTTAGCAAGAAAAGTGATTTTGAAGGCCTCGTTGAAGCGCCCCTCacgaggtctggccattttgagctgacaagctcactgcatacaatgcgcgctaacgaccGTGTCTGATCCCTTCGCGCCGCGCacagagcttaaatttcaagcgAAACGCTGTTTGCCCTTAGCCTCGCGGGGGCCGCGCGGCTACATGCATGTcattgctgtgacgtcactcacattTGCACGTGACTTCGACATTTAGTtgaggcaacatcagttatttgtttaaactgttgcttcaatagacagattcatttttagagAAATATTAAAGCATACAAACCGAAAGTCTGCGTGTTTCGGTTTTACTTCGGGCTGTAGCGAGCGAGATGTATACTTCCATTTCGTCAGCTTGCTTTcttgtcattttctaccgtgttccagcggcGCCCTCTCATCCTCTCGCGTCTGCCTCAGTGCTCGTGGctgtggcactgacttataccgcataaaataaacctggaagctgctgctctactgctgtacccgcctgtttgtacgaGCGATTAAACCCGACTTACTTGTACCACTAATAAGGTGTTGCCGAGCGCGCAAAAATTGTCCGCTGAGCGAAACGAGATAAAcgaaacagctcgcgcgcgaaACCGTCGCTGGAAGTGGGCCACTCAACAAAAAACCCGAGAGAAAGGGAAACAAAAaaatttaccgacgattacgttacttcctaatgcgaaatttgagcgcagcaaataagctgtttcaccttttcgatagattgaagcaaagaaatcgagcaacacatgtatgcgctatcacagaattttttttatttttcacacgtattcctttaacaaagactccactaacagttcttgacagtcatgaaggaagctttgtggtcggagaaatagactgatatatgttcgacttggtacaccaatgcttgattctcaaagacgagatctatacaagtgcctcgcgaggttgtcacagccgtgggacgcgttacgagcgagagaaacgggatgttctcccgcataagtgttaggaaattgctgtttgtctttatgtcaacattaaagtcccccactaccaacatcggtgtggatcgatggacggttaatgcgagttgcaggaagtgcacgacgtctttcgtgagtgcggtagcggactcacgaaagcggtatcagtcggtcgctgctagcgctggggggatgaaaggggggcggagctggttatgaggccgacgacaacgcgaaacccaggaacggacgccaaagagccatttgtgtagccagccctcctccacagtctctcctcctcccttccatcatcctccctcgcccggagagccgacagcgcgcatgcgcggcggcggagcagcggcgcatgcgcggcggcggagcgcggcggcggaggcgagctggttacgaggccgacgacaacgccgacgacgacgacgccgacgacgacgcgaaacccaggaacggacgccaaagagctgcgctctaaaaaggaaggcggggcccgtgacttATTCGTCACGCGATTCTCATGGTGCGGTGTGGTAGATTGGAGGGAAGGAATTTCGTTTGCGGAGGCTAGAGGGGGGTCAAGTGGACAGAGTGTCTATGTTGGCTGAAACGCTTGCATCCTGAGATTATGGGTTGGCGGCACTTAATATAATTCTGTCTCTGCTATGAATGAACTAATGTGGAAAATTATTGTagtagaacactccttagagggcacgtgACAATTGCCAGTATATAACCGAAATTTATTTGTGGGCTACTGAAGAGCGCCTAAAAGAGCCGTCAAACTTGcgaaaaatgatttttttaacTAGTGGCTTATTTTCTTCAGATGGGGCGAGACATTGCCAGGTGGCATGAAATAATTGCAAACAGGGCACAAATGAACTTGTATGCTTCTGGATGAAGTTgatgaagttgagagtatgatGGAAGCCCGTCTGggcgggatgatgcatacttaaaaggcGGTGTCCAGACCTTTTCtttttaagtatgcatcatcccgaccagacgggcttccgtcatactctcaacttcatccATTTGCGACAGGCGTACGGCCAGCAAGTGATCACtgagtgaacaaggctcccgtgggggagctgaaacgtaaataactcttttaaaccatttttggtcggtgtccagacctcttccttgtATGCTTCTTAAAGCAACggtttctttacctcttccttccatgttcccactgctgctgctgcttctgtgggCTGGTGGCGTGCACCGCACCGGGGGATgattcagagcgtgtatataggcGACAGCCGCGAGAAGAggggaaaggcgacgggagaaactcgttttcaccccaccgcgtcgaatgtgcaaaatgccctctggagctccctggccgtggTCATCTTAGcaacttgacagctgtaattatccgtgacttccCTGAGAAGCATtcaagaaactgcagcgcttccctttctactaacgtgcgaggccagaggggacgcataACTAACACTGCTAAAACTAAATCCACATTATTCGAAGCCAAGAACAAAAACGCTACGCTGCCTGCTGACATCACACTTAATTCGGAGAAAATTGAACTAGTGAGCTCAGTTAAGAGCCTAGAGATCATTCTCGACTACGATATGTCATGGAATAGCCACATATTATCACTTGTCACTAAACGTTCATATATAGTTGGCCTGGTTCTCCCTTAGGTACCTTCCACGCCATGTAAAAATGCTTATATATAACTCCCTTTGCATCAGTCATCCTAATTATTGCTACCTTGTCTGGGGTACCACGTCTGTCACAAATATAGGTAGATTATTCagcattcagaaaaaaattcgaTATGTGATGTACCATGGGATTCCCCAAGTGAAGCTCTTTTCCAAGAACTGAAAATACACAAAGCGCAAAATTTATACACTTACAGGTTAGTCCGTGCATACGTTACGGAGTGTAAATCGAGTAATTGTTATATCTGTGCCATAGCTAACCTTAAACAGACCATACGCCAGTATCGAACACGATCTCCAGAATATTGGTAAGTAATGTACCCGCGCACTAATTATGAAAAGCAAATGATTGCTTATACGCTGCCTGTCCGGCTTAACACACTCATCGCAGATGATATCGATGTTTCACAGTCTTCGTTAACTAGTCTGTACAAATACTATTGCTGCTAGAGCTGGTTTTATGCTTAATAATTTGTACTTGTAGATCACAATATTACTTTTGCAACATCATCTGTTGTTAGTATGCATGTCTGATCTGAgtgtcgttttttttctctccataCTGCTGATTTCTTAATATGTAAGTTAAGTAACTTGCATTGGGttatcaatttttgtttgtttctttgcgtTATTTTATTCGTATTATTCTCCTTTACTGTTATCATTCCCACATGCACTCTCGTTCCCCCTGCTGCTGCCATAAAATGGGTTTTAGGActtagtcaagctgctgacgcagCTTTTTTCCTCAAGACCTGTCCATATTCAATTGTATGTTGTATATGGGAAATAAAGCACTTATTTACTAACTGTAAAGAGGAGAAGGAGAGAGGAGATGGTGGAAGTTCACATATAAGAGAGGGGGGAGGAGACGTGAGAACGCAATCAGCaactatagaccttttcatcgggtgaggaggatagggcgcgcggcgagcctttcctcctccttggcttgtgcgatccggcgcggagctgCCTGAAAGTATTGCTTCATACTGAAAGTTTTACACCATAccttgtgaaatttacgccatgtatcaaataaggtcgtcagggaagcctttcagtGCATCGGTAACAACAGTAgacagaaatatgtcttgggagtgaaaaaatgtgacgcgcataatcagtcGCGGTGTatgcgcattatcagtcgcggtgttgGTATATGTTGTGaaatattttgcttatatcggttcgaTTCAACAACGAATACCGGTGTCTTTGTATTATCCGCATTAAATGGTAAATATGCTCACTGTccgatcgcttggcgtagggagtaaaacataaaatataAGAGCGCGTGCTCGCCTCACGGCCAACCtcaggcaaccacgaaacatctaagctgctggcgctatcaaatatttgtgatacaccggcaccTTTCTCACGCATATCAAGTCTAataggcttgaaattactatatCTCTACGCTCTCCTTCCTGCATgaagccgatggcgctgctcaacacagcgatcacggcggttggtgaaccagcatgatacatatataagctgcgcgcttcggcattgcctttctGGCCTATATAGAGCCacaatatatgagagggatcgcataaaaa encodes:
- the LOC139057878 gene encoding optomotor-blind protein-like produces the protein MASSGRASTSAAAGLDPSLYGYAMLMGIGGKLSTSSSGDSSSDESSSSSSSGSDSGNSDVASAGPSQSKDVKSVPSTSSAAAVVVGSEPLAGPSQSNDIESVPSTSGTTAVFVRSEPPAGPSHSRDIESVPSTSGAPAVVVRSEPQIWIQPNLVRPADFPSDHPDQVHDWSDWPQFPPKKMVDPQRAIVDRLPAMLPRVTLVNHHEFLRRRIELLIHTQGRFMKPAPEFRITNLVDKWQYTVWLTFTDYTGRQCVGQYCHPDSPRPGFWLYGRVLSFSKLKLFSNEKNIPNPPPISLRSCRTYRIQVNVGIVDDYGHIISASVVRQSVGDRFIAVAT